GTGTCGGGGCGTTGCGCATAGATGGTACAACGACGGCTTACCGTGTCGAGGTAAAGACAATCGTCATTGGCCATGCGACTCAGGGTAAACACTTCATTTTTGAAATTGAAATGTTCAATGATCCCCTGTTTTTTGAGTTGCTTGGCGAGTTTTTTAGGCTGTTCCTGGCGATCAAAGTCACTGAGAATCCCCATGCGAATGAGATCGTCAATCTTCACTTCAACCGGCATGGTACAACAGGTTGCCCGGCAGGCATCGCATAGACCTGACTGATAACGGGCCCAGGTCGATAAATTCTCCCGGTCAGCGCAACCGGGAAGGTCTTTTGTCTCTGTTGTTTTCATGGCGGTTATGAGGCGGTGATTTTACGGCATTCCAAATAAAAGCGTTTCTCGTCGGCTTCGCCCATGGAGAATGTCTTGCGGGGCAGGGCGCCGTCGTGAACGATGGTGCGGAACAGGTCATGTTTATTGATCGCCGGCAGATAAAAACCGGCGGCATCGCTGACCGATCCGAGTGCCGTGACACTTTTGCTGCCGTGGATGTAGTCAATGCGGGCCGCTGGCGTCTGCTTGAGAAAATCGTCAAGAAACT
This is a stretch of genomic DNA from uncultured Desulfuromonas sp.. It encodes these proteins:
- a CDS encoding YkgJ family cysteine cluster protein → MKTTETKDLPGCADRENLSTWARYQSGLCDACRATCCTMPVEVKIDDLIRMGILSDFDRQEQPKKLAKQLKKQGIIEHFNFKNEVFTLSRMANDDCLYLDTVSRRCTIYAQRPDTCRNHPQIGPRPGYCPFQPR